Proteins from a genomic interval of Arthrobacter sp. CAN_C5:
- a CDS encoding FMN-dependent NADH-azoreductase, whose amino-acid sequence MTTLLHIDSSARASRPETDARGSHTRRLSERFISRWREAVPDDAVIYRDVALNPPTPVTGDWIAGAFTAPQERSAEMSAVLEESDLLVGELTWADVLVIGAPMYNFGVPSTLKAWVDNIVRVGLTFGFDRSRKGDPYWPMLEPGKHLVILTSRGDYGYGPEGRLEHMNHVDKALATALTYIGVTEITTIAVEYDEFSDTRVEDSLSDALAEIDALVESMTGGSGTASDDRRQTVQVG is encoded by the coding sequence ATGACAACCCTTCTCCACATCGACTCCAGCGCACGGGCCTCACGGCCCGAGACCGACGCTAGAGGTTCACACACCCGCCGCCTGTCCGAGCGTTTCATCAGCCGCTGGCGGGAGGCTGTCCCCGACGATGCGGTGATTTACCGCGATGTTGCCCTGAATCCGCCGACCCCGGTGACCGGAGACTGGATCGCCGGTGCGTTTACCGCCCCGCAGGAGCGGTCCGCGGAAATGTCAGCCGTCCTGGAGGAAAGCGACCTCCTGGTCGGCGAACTCACCTGGGCGGACGTCCTGGTGATCGGCGCTCCCATGTACAACTTCGGGGTTCCGTCAACGCTGAAGGCGTGGGTCGACAATATTGTGAGGGTCGGGCTGACCTTCGGGTTTGACCGGAGCAGAAAGGGCGATCCCTACTGGCCCATGCTGGAGCCGGGAAAGCATCTCGTCATTCTGACCTCCCGTGGTGATTACGGGTATGGGCCCGAGGGCCGCCTCGAGCACATGAACCATGTTGATAAGGCGCTGGCAACCGCGCTGACCTATATCGGCGTGACGGAAATTACGACCATCGCCGTGGAATATGACGAATTTTCGGACACACGGGTGGAGGATTCGTTGTCGGATGCCCTCGCGGAAATTGATGCGCTGGTCGAATCGATGACGGGTGGCTCGGGAACCGCGTCCGATGACCGTCGTCAAACAGTGCAGGTCGGCTGA
- a CDS encoding LacI family DNA-binding transcriptional regulator, whose product MAEVAGVHVSTVSRALRTQVNPAMHDAPSATITGHIIEVAERLGYRPDPYAASLRTQRTMSIGVLVPRLSDVVLATIYEGIEQFAATRGYQVAVANTYDDPERHQKYLGLMSSRRVDGLILADVRMDAAPSLPADIPTILVNRRCPDLVSVSGADVVGGGLVASHFADLGHRYVGVIAGTRWASTSIDRVAGFRDTLSLRGISVPDSAVVSSSFDVEGGREAARKLLALEPRPTAVFAVNDYAAIGAMGEMRDQGLMPGVDITVVGYNDINIARELLCSLSSVDNSVINMGRIAGQTLIEMLAGQPVASTLITPHLNARQSSGPPRR is encoded by the coding sequence GTGGCAGAAGTCGCGGGCGTCCATGTGTCCACTGTTTCAAGGGCTTTGCGCACTCAGGTCAATCCCGCCATGCATGACGCGCCCAGCGCCACCATCACAGGACACATCATCGAAGTTGCAGAGCGGCTGGGCTATCGGCCGGACCCCTATGCGGCGAGCCTAAGGACACAACGCACGATGTCGATCGGGGTGCTTGTCCCACGACTATCGGATGTTGTTTTAGCGACCATATACGAGGGCATAGAACAGTTCGCCGCTACTCGCGGCTACCAGGTTGCGGTGGCAAACACCTATGACGATCCCGAACGGCACCAAAAGTATCTGGGTCTCATGTCCAGCCGACGCGTGGATGGCCTGATTCTGGCCGACGTGCGGATGGATGCGGCACCAAGTCTTCCCGCCGACATCCCCACTATCCTTGTCAACCGCCGCTGTCCGGACCTCGTCTCCGTCTCCGGTGCTGATGTTGTAGGCGGGGGACTGGTGGCGTCGCATTTTGCAGACCTGGGACATCGGTACGTGGGTGTCATAGCCGGCACTCGCTGGGCCAGCACGAGCATCGACAGGGTCGCCGGATTCCGAGACACCCTCAGTCTCAGAGGGATCAGCGTGCCGGACTCAGCCGTTGTTTCTTCATCCTTCGATGTGGAGGGCGGCCGCGAAGCTGCTAGAAAACTCCTCGCCCTGGAGCCACGTCCCACGGCCGTCTTTGCCGTCAACGATTATGCCGCCATTGGGGCCATGGGGGAAATGCGGGACCAAGGGTTAATGCCCGGGGTGGATATAACTGTTGTGGGCTACAACGACATCAATATTGCCCGCGAACTACTCTGCTCCTTGAGCAGCGTCGACAATTCTGTGATCAACATGGGTCGCATTGCAGGCCAGACCCTCATTGAGATGCTGGCGGGACAGCCGGTGGCATCAACTCTAATCACACCCCACCTCAATGCCAGGCAGTCGAGCGGCCCTCCACGCCGATAG
- a CDS encoding IS30 family transposase, with product MLSKKERIEKEARFWVLMAQGSTLTAACDAVGVNRQTGRRWRQATGGRIPRAKPEPSGRYLCLEDRLRIADLHLAGTGVRGIAREVGRSASTVSRELHRNGPEPGPRGRRKYAPYAAQKRAELRGRRPKTSKFDDLELASLVQAKLCVKWSPEQISDHLAAAFPDRTEMQVCPETIYQALYVQGRGHLRADLHQHLRTGRAMRRPRRSTAAKSSGKIPDMILISERPPEVADRAVPGHWEGDLVLGSNCRSAIATLVERQTRFTILIHLPEDHGAIAVRDGLLAAIKTLPAHLAKSLTWDQGTELAQHRQITMATKMAIYFCDPHSPWQRGSNENTNGLLRQYFPKGTDLSVHSPQRLLEVATELNDRPRKTLGGITPAQAMERLLFEPGKPIVATTA from the coding sequence ATGTTGTCGAAGAAGGAACGGATCGAGAAAGAGGCGCGGTTCTGGGTGTTGATGGCGCAGGGCTCCACGTTGACGGCGGCGTGTGATGCTGTGGGTGTGAATCGACAAACTGGACGACGTTGGCGGCAAGCAACCGGTGGACGAATCCCGCGTGCCAAGCCGGAGCCGTCGGGTCGGTACCTCTGCCTAGAGGATCGGCTGCGGATTGCCGATCTGCATCTGGCCGGGACCGGTGTGCGGGGGATCGCCCGAGAGGTGGGACGGTCGGCTTCGACGGTCAGCCGTGAGCTGCACCGCAACGGCCCTGAACCGGGTCCGCGGGGGCGGCGGAAGTACGCTCCGTATGCTGCCCAGAAACGGGCCGAGCTGCGCGGACGCCGGCCCAAGACCAGTAAGTTTGATGACTTGGAACTGGCATCCTTAGTACAGGCCAAGTTGTGCGTGAAGTGGAGCCCCGAGCAGATCAGCGACCACCTCGCCGCGGCGTTCCCAGACCGGACGGAGATGCAGGTGTGTCCCGAAACGATCTACCAGGCACTGTATGTCCAGGGCCGCGGTCATTTACGCGCTGACCTGCACCAACACCTGCGCACCGGCCGTGCGATGAGGCGTCCCAGACGCTCCACCGCTGCTAAGAGTTCGGGGAAGATCCCAGACATGATCCTGATCAGCGAACGGCCCCCCGAGGTCGCAGACCGCGCCGTCCCTGGCCACTGGGAAGGGGATCTGGTGCTGGGCTCAAATTGCCGCTCGGCCATCGCCACCCTCGTGGAGCGCCAGACCCGGTTCACGATCCTCATCCACCTGCCCGAGGACCACGGCGCCATCGCGGTCCGTGACGGTCTCCTGGCGGCCATCAAGACCCTCCCAGCACACCTGGCTAAGTCGCTGACCTGGGATCAGGGCACCGAACTGGCCCAACACCGCCAGATCACCATGGCCACGAAAATGGCCATCTACTTCTGCGACCCTCATTCACCGTGGCAGCGGGGCTCCAATGAGAATACGAACGGGTTGCTACGCCAGTATTTCCCCAAAGGCACAGACCTGTCCGTGCACTCACCCCAGCGGCTGCTCGAAGTCGCTACCGAACTCAACGACCGGCCCCGCAAAACACTCGGCGGGATCACCCCCGCACAAGCCATGGAACGACTACTATTCGAACCAGGCAAACCCATCGTTGCAACGACCGCTTAA
- a CDS encoding MerR family transcriptional regulator: MAGTTVHTVHHYHRVGLFEQPDRMSDGYKQYQVKHLVRLLKYAALGSRRPARSDRRSGPRWQFVVRGAEGDRCRPHGQHREVASCQSGDSGDPPGVPQ; encoded by the coding sequence ATGGCCGGGACGACGGTGCACACCGTTCATCACTATCATCGGGTTGGACTTTTCGAGCAGCCGGACAGGATGTCCGATGGCTACAAGCAGTACCAGGTTAAGCACCTCGTTCGTCTTCTGAAATACGCCGCCTTGGGATCTCGGCGTCCCGCTCGATCAGATCGACGAAGTGGCCCTCGATGGCAATTCGTCGTCCGGGGCGCTGAGGGCGATCGATGCAGACCTCACGGTCAGCATCGAGAGGTTGCATCGTGCCAGAGCGGAGATTCAGGCGATCCTCCGGGGGTTCCTCAGTAA
- a CDS encoding urea carboxylase-associated family protein, with protein MQTVQARSGSSFRVPTAASVKITSPHGRQVADTWVVSPKTQEWASMGHTRAATGRPFSKVGDLYSNSCRPLAELSEDTSGGVHDTLVSACDTSRYEMLGHVGHHDNCTENFPTSLADEAMVDLGFAPDPLNVFKNVPWTAGGDIGFAPPVNTPGCFILLKALEDLLVIIQPAQRTLFL; from the coding sequence ATGCAAACAGTTCAGGCCCGATCCGGATCGTCGTTTCGCGTGCCGACAGCGGCGTCCGTGAAAATTACTAGCCCTCACGGCCGCCAAGTAGCCGACACATGGGTCGTGTCTCCAAAGACGCAGGAATGGGCATCCATGGGACATACGCGCGCTGCGACCGGTCGGCCCTTCTCGAAGGTCGGGGACCTATACAGCAACAGCTGCCGACCTCTGGCCGAGCTCTCGGAGGATACCTCTGGCGGTGTCCACGACACTCTCGTTTCTGCCTGCGACACATCCCGCTATGAGATGCTCGGCCACGTCGGCCACCATGACAACTGCACCGAAAACTTCCCGACCTCCTTGGCAGATGAAGCCATGGTGGACCTTGGATTCGCGCCCGACCCGTTAAACGTGTTCAAGAATGTGCCGTGGACCGCCGGAGGCGACATTGGTTTCGCGCCTCCCGTGAACACACCGGGATGCTTCATCCTCCTCAAAGCGCTGGAGGATCTCCTAGTGATTATTCAGCCTGCCCAAAGGACCTTGTTCCTGTGA
- a CDS encoding DUF1989 domain-containing protein produces the protein MKAETTLHDILIPARHARAIRMKRGQEVTITDVAGGQVGDVFAFAADDITEYHSASHTRTGISRLFPHVGEQFLTNKRRPILALVADTSPSGTHDMLIAACDAQRYAELGHPGHRSCAANLQAALSGAGLEMPSVPQPINVFMRIPADTAGDLSWLPADTKAGDHIIFKALMDCVLVVSACPQDLTDINNGTPTELHLSVNQGQ, from the coding sequence ATGAAAGCCGAGACGACTCTCCACGACATTCTGATCCCTGCCCGGCATGCGCGGGCCATCCGCATGAAACGGGGCCAGGAAGTGACGATCACCGATGTTGCCGGAGGCCAGGTGGGGGATGTTTTCGCTTTCGCCGCCGATGACATCACCGAATATCACAGCGCCTCGCACACCCGGACGGGAATCAGCCGGTTGTTCCCGCACGTCGGCGAACAGTTCCTGACCAACAAACGGCGACCGATCCTTGCCCTGGTGGCCGACACCTCACCGTCGGGAACCCACGATATGCTGATCGCGGCGTGCGATGCGCAGCGGTACGCGGAGCTGGGGCATCCCGGGCACCGGTCCTGCGCCGCCAACCTCCAGGCGGCCCTGTCCGGCGCCGGTCTCGAAATGCCTTCCGTGCCCCAGCCCATCAACGTGTTCATGCGGATCCCGGCCGATACCGCAGGGGATCTCAGCTGGCTGCCGGCGGACACGAAGGCAGGGGACCACATCATCTTCAAAGCCCTCATGGACTGTGTGCTCGTGGTGTCGGCCTGCCCCCAGGACCTGACCGACATCAATAACGGCACCCCCACCGAACTCCATCTGAGCGTCAACCAAGGACAGTGA
- a CDS encoding flavin reductase family protein, with the protein MGPAAETDLAVRSMEAADLSAEELFRLLTGAVVPRPIAWTSTISDTGVNNLSPFSFFTVVSSSPPMLLLSMEYKEGGFLKDSAENIAKTGEFVVNLPSSGMAWAVEVSSRPFPAEIDEFAQAGVTPLPSHRVRPPRVKEALISMECVLHDIFQPGSDRLIVGKIVVFHVAQKVLMPDDKINIPALDPLGRVANQFAYTGPIFTTPE; encoded by the coding sequence ATGGGTCCTGCAGCTGAGACGGATCTCGCCGTGCGCTCGATGGAAGCTGCTGATCTGTCCGCCGAGGAGCTATTTAGGCTTCTCACCGGCGCTGTTGTCCCACGACCCATCGCTTGGACGTCCACCATCAGTGACACAGGCGTCAACAACCTCTCCCCTTTTAGCTTTTTCACAGTTGTATCCTCCAGCCCGCCGATGCTCCTCCTGAGCATGGAATACAAGGAGGGAGGCTTCCTCAAGGACAGCGCTGAAAACATCGCGAAAACTGGCGAGTTTGTGGTGAACCTTCCTTCTTCCGGTATGGCGTGGGCGGTCGAGGTCAGCAGCAGACCGTTTCCTGCAGAGATCGACGAGTTCGCGCAGGCAGGAGTGACCCCGCTTCCGTCTCATCGTGTTCGGCCGCCGAGAGTCAAAGAAGCGCTCATCAGTATGGAGTGTGTCCTTCACGATATTTTCCAACCCGGCAGCGACCGCCTAATTGTCGGGAAAATAGTGGTGTTCCATGTCGCCCAGAAAGTACTGATGCCCGACGATAAAATCAACATTCCCGCCTTAGATCCGCTGGGCCGCGTGGCCAACCAGTTTGCTTACACTGGTCCGATCTTCACTACCCCGGAGTGA
- a CDS encoding PucR family transcriptional regulator: MQRDLRPGHPRSLSIAALCEDETLRLDVLLGDKNALAAEIAWLHVTELPDPSRYIRPTELVLTNGLWLEQTSSEDFVRAVAAAGAAGVVFGLTVLTRTVPEDLMRACGLAGLPLLSVPVDVPFAALTQAAARVQGEIQQESLLKALRRGDALTSVMSQGGGASGVLEVLAREFGFPLVLIDRRGTELAGSGDALPPAQLEAAAKVLARRPPPLEAEGIWPDPASLFLIVDAVGEVEAGLFCLRPHHLLTVEEQVALNQGARFLNLDVAQRQAIRAAESRFSGELLEMILSGSARVAEVPDRLRAFGIDPEGTLALLVFALADAPLPSDLDSDIEALVRSSRLLPVVAGGSQDIVVITSWSRGLESLLEFAESLRAELARAHPRRKLVVGVGEPGEGVGLLKEQLIRARAAANVLKRRKAGALTATAASLGTHSMLLALQRDATLSRFAAEELAAIRQHDLMRGTELEATLREFLNRNGHWASTAEALFLHVNTLRNRLDRIGSLTGRDMSNFADRVDLFLALEADAMS; this comes from the coding sequence GTGCAACGCGATCTACGCCCCGGTCATCCCCGCAGCCTGTCCATCGCCGCCTTATGTGAGGACGAAACGCTCCGCCTGGACGTCCTTCTGGGGGATAAGAACGCCTTAGCGGCGGAGATCGCGTGGCTTCATGTGACGGAGCTGCCTGATCCCTCCAGATATATCCGGCCGACCGAGCTTGTTCTCACCAATGGTTTGTGGCTGGAGCAGACATCGTCTGAGGACTTTGTGCGGGCCGTGGCCGCAGCGGGTGCAGCCGGCGTCGTCTTTGGTCTGACGGTTCTCACCCGGACGGTGCCTGAGGATCTGATGCGGGCCTGCGGGCTGGCCGGCCTGCCCCTGCTGAGCGTGCCCGTTGATGTTCCGTTTGCCGCCCTGACCCAGGCTGCGGCCCGCGTCCAGGGCGAGATTCAGCAGGAATCGCTCCTGAAGGCGCTTCGGCGCGGGGACGCTCTTACCTCGGTGATGTCCCAGGGCGGAGGAGCCTCCGGTGTATTGGAGGTCCTGGCCCGCGAGTTCGGGTTTCCCCTGGTGCTCATCGATCGGCGGGGAACCGAGCTTGCCGGCAGCGGGGACGCGCTGCCGCCGGCGCAGCTTGAAGCTGCCGCGAAAGTGCTGGCCAGGAGGCCGCCTCCGCTGGAGGCGGAAGGAATATGGCCGGATCCGGCGTCCTTGTTCCTCATCGTTGATGCCGTCGGGGAGGTCGAGGCGGGCCTATTCTGCCTGCGACCGCATCACCTGCTGACGGTCGAAGAGCAGGTTGCCTTGAATCAGGGGGCGCGTTTCCTCAACCTTGATGTCGCCCAGAGACAGGCAATACGGGCTGCGGAGTCCCGCTTTTCCGGGGAACTGCTGGAGATGATCCTGTCAGGCTCCGCGCGGGTGGCGGAGGTGCCGGACCGGTTGCGCGCCTTCGGCATCGACCCGGAGGGCACTCTCGCCCTGCTGGTGTTTGCCTTGGCCGATGCCCCGTTGCCCTCCGATCTGGACTCCGATATCGAGGCGTTGGTCAGGAGCAGCAGGTTGCTGCCGGTGGTTGCCGGCGGAAGCCAGGACATTGTGGTCATCACCTCGTGGAGCCGCGGGCTGGAATCTTTGCTGGAGTTCGCTGAGTCCCTGCGGGCCGAACTGGCCAGGGCCCACCCGAGAAGGAAACTGGTCGTCGGGGTGGGTGAGCCCGGTGAGGGTGTGGGCCTGCTGAAGGAGCAATTGATCCGGGCGCGCGCCGCGGCAAATGTACTTAAGCGCAGGAAGGCAGGGGCGTTGACCGCTACCGCGGCCAGCTTGGGAACACATTCGATGTTGCTGGCCTTGCAGCGTGATGCGACCCTGAGCCGGTTCGCAGCTGAGGAACTCGCCGCGATCAGGCAGCATGATCTGATGCGCGGGACCGAGCTGGAGGCGACCCTGCGGGAGTTCCTGAACCGTAACGGTCACTGGGCTTCCACAGCGGAGGCCCTCTTCCTGCATGTGAATACCCTGCGGAACCGTTTGGACCGGATCGGTTCACTGACCGGCAGGGACATGAGCAACTTCGCCGACCGGGTCGATCTGTTCCTTGCGTTGGAAGCCGACGCGATGAGCTGA
- a CDS encoding amidase family protein codes for MTSTPLLGATMMSATLESRISTSRRLVDESIAKAGSDAAEAALTVLTEERAVTDALLSDSRRARGEALSSLDGVPITWKDVFDVEDEVTTAGSESRMATPPAVADSWVVRRARSMGLVTVGKTNLSEFAFSGLGINQYFGTPRNPNSGTEALVPGGSSSGAAVAVAAGVSPLAVGTDTSGSIRIPAAFCGLVGFKASSARYGPADFEPLSRTLDSVGIIARSTEDVSALDSLLAWYPYHLGSEQPVLRAVIPEGEWIDECSPEVYRLFTRAVRDLRRAGMNIEMRPLPSMRVAQDLMDRHGTIVGAEAFLLHEADLQSGQIEAATRRRLVRGIADQDAVAVVYRQMGPLRRQFSRELAGAALLCPTVRHLPPAIAALAADPALYDAANALTLRTTMLLSYLGTCGISLPLVSDSGAASTGLLVSMPEGSDGSLLELAGWTEGAINARHAPFQPAGSAGFPP; via the coding sequence GTGACTTCGACACCGCTGCTGGGGGCCACCATGATGTCCGCTACATTGGAATCCCGCATCTCCACTTCACGACGGTTGGTTGACGAGTCGATCGCTAAAGCGGGATCGGACGCGGCCGAGGCTGCCCTGACAGTTCTTACAGAAGAGCGCGCCGTGACAGATGCCTTGCTCAGCGACTCCCGACGGGCCAGAGGGGAGGCGCTCAGTTCTTTGGACGGGGTTCCCATCACTTGGAAGGACGTCTTTGACGTCGAGGACGAAGTCACAACGGCTGGCTCAGAGAGCCGAATGGCGACTCCACCTGCGGTTGCTGACAGCTGGGTGGTGCGGCGCGCACGGAGCATGGGCCTAGTGACAGTCGGTAAAACAAACCTCAGCGAATTCGCTTTCTCCGGGCTTGGCATTAATCAGTACTTTGGTACACCTAGAAATCCGAACAGTGGCACAGAAGCCCTTGTCCCAGGCGGATCGTCATCGGGTGCGGCGGTAGCCGTCGCTGCCGGAGTCTCGCCCCTGGCTGTCGGCACCGACACTTCCGGTTCTATCCGTATTCCTGCGGCCTTCTGCGGGCTGGTGGGGTTCAAGGCCAGCAGCGCACGATATGGCCCGGCCGATTTCGAGCCGTTGTCCAGGACTCTGGACAGTGTTGGTATCATAGCCCGATCTACGGAAGATGTCAGCGCCCTAGATTCGCTGCTCGCTTGGTACCCGTATCATCTCGGCTCCGAGCAACCTGTCCTGCGTGCGGTCATTCCGGAGGGCGAGTGGATTGATGAGTGCTCCCCGGAGGTGTACCGGCTTTTCACCAGGGCCGTCCGGGACCTTCGGCGCGCCGGCATGAACATTGAGATGCGCCCCCTGCCCTCGATGCGGGTGGCGCAGGATCTGATGGACCGCCATGGGACCATTGTCGGCGCGGAGGCTTTCCTGCTCCATGAGGCTGATCTGCAGTCCGGACAGATTGAGGCTGCTACCCGGCGGCGACTGGTGCGCGGCATTGCCGACCAGGATGCGGTGGCGGTGGTGTACCGGCAGATGGGGCCGCTTCGACGGCAGTTTTCCCGCGAGCTGGCCGGCGCGGCGCTGCTGTGTCCCACGGTGAGGCACCTCCCTCCGGCGATCGCGGCCCTGGCCGCTGACCCCGCCCTGTATGACGCGGCCAACGCGCTGACACTTCGCACCACCATGCTGCTGAGCTATCTGGGCACCTGCGGCATCAGCCTTCCTCTAGTATCCGACTCCGGTGCCGCCTCCACAGGCTTGCTGGTGTCCATGCCGGAGGGATCCGACGGGTCGCTGCTGGAACTGGCAGGATGGACCGAAGGAGCCATCAATGCCCGTCATGCACCGTTTCAGCCCGCAGGAAGCGCAGGGTTCCCGCCGTGA
- a CDS encoding cytosine permease: protein MNLQSRPEFPAPPLLPAAADSGRPETPGTVSELEQNLQPIPESLRTKKVSGQFWIWAGANLAPINWVLGALGIHLGLGFSDTVIVLVAGNLIGMTLFGFFVLLGQRTGATGMVLGRAAFGRTGNYLPAMTQAVLGIGWCAVNTWIVLDLVMALFGSMGWVDPEAPNYAAKILVAAAIMGLQVLIAYFGYKAIAAFERWTVPPTILVLIAMSAVAWFGMDIDWGYQGPAGAVLTGMERITAMSAVMTAIGIGWGITWFTYAADYSRFVSREVKPRRLYLVSVLGQFIPVVWLGILGASLATKSGSIDPGQLIVDNYGALAIPVLFMVLHGPVATNILNIYTFTVSTQACDVRTPRRTLNLVVGVLALIVVIFFIFQTDFAAIIDAWLIGLVAWIASWGAIMLVHFYYLERRRPLGTERLFDPAGSTKVPAINWAGMIALASGLVATWLFMYGLLPATQGPVAKAMGGLDLSWLAGGLTSATVYAVLGSRVHNRLAAAQVVADDNAKQAALRA from the coding sequence ATGAACCTACAATCCCGGCCGGAGTTCCCGGCCCCACCGCTCTTACCGGCAGCAGCTGACTCAGGCCGCCCGGAAACGCCCGGTACGGTTTCCGAGCTTGAACAGAACCTGCAGCCCATTCCCGAATCCCTGCGAACGAAGAAGGTGTCAGGGCAGTTCTGGATCTGGGCCGGCGCCAACCTGGCCCCTATTAACTGGGTGCTGGGCGCCCTGGGAATCCATCTTGGCCTGGGCTTCAGCGACACGGTGATCGTTCTGGTGGCCGGGAACCTGATCGGCATGACCCTGTTCGGGTTCTTCGTCCTTCTGGGGCAGCGGACCGGGGCGACGGGGATGGTCCTGGGGCGCGCCGCCTTCGGCCGGACAGGAAATTACCTGCCGGCCATGACCCAGGCTGTCCTGGGCATCGGCTGGTGCGCCGTGAACACCTGGATTGTTCTCGACCTTGTCATGGCACTGTTCGGGTCGATGGGCTGGGTGGATCCGGAAGCTCCGAACTACGCAGCGAAGATCCTGGTGGCCGCGGCAATCATGGGTCTGCAGGTTCTCATTGCGTACTTCGGATACAAGGCCATCGCAGCCTTCGAGCGGTGGACGGTACCGCCGACAATCCTTGTCCTGATTGCCATGTCAGCGGTCGCCTGGTTCGGAATGGATATCGACTGGGGATACCAGGGCCCTGCGGGCGCCGTTCTGACCGGCATGGAAAGAATCACCGCCATGAGCGCGGTCATGACCGCCATCGGCATCGGATGGGGCATCACCTGGTTCACGTACGCGGCGGATTACTCCCGTTTCGTCAGCCGGGAAGTCAAACCCAGGCGCCTCTACCTGGTGTCCGTTCTGGGCCAGTTCATCCCCGTGGTCTGGTTGGGCATCCTCGGCGCCAGCCTGGCAACCAAAAGCGGAAGCATCGACCCCGGCCAGCTGATCGTCGATAACTACGGCGCCCTTGCCATCCCGGTGCTGTTCATGGTCCTCCATGGCCCGGTCGCCACCAACATCCTCAACATCTATACCTTCACCGTGTCAACTCAGGCCTGCGACGTTCGAACCCCCCGGCGGACCCTGAACCTCGTCGTGGGCGTCCTTGCTCTCATTGTCGTCATCTTCTTCATCTTCCAGACCGACTTCGCGGCCATCATTGATGCCTGGCTGATCGGCCTGGTGGCGTGGATTGCTTCCTGGGGCGCCATCATGCTCGTCCACTTCTACTATCTTGAACGCCGCAGGCCCCTGGGGACAGAACGCCTCTTCGATCCGGCCGGAAGCACAAAGGTCCCTGCCATCAACTGGGCCGGAATGATCGCGCTGGCGTCCGGGCTCGTGGCGACCTGGCTGTTCATGTACGGCCTATTGCCTGCCACCCAGGGACCCGTGGCGAAAGCCATGGGCGGCCTGGACCTGTCCTGGCTTGCAGGAGGCCTCACCAGCGCGACCGTCTATGCCGTGCTCGGTTCCCGGGTCCATAACCGCCTCGCAGCTGCCCAGGTCGTGGCAGATGACAATGCGAAGCAGGCCGCACTACGGGCATGA
- a CDS encoding polysaccharide deacetylase codes for MTAEPMEHNDNRTRPAPAWTPGPSDWRQGASAVFTMTFDVDAETPILGSGKSYADNLMVMSHQSYGPDVGVPRILNMLDELDIQATFFIPGWVAEHRAGLAPTIIERGHEVAHHSYSHQAPTSMTMTEERDDFERALAVFDAQGIAVTGYRAANWCASWRTPALVAEYGLTYDSSLMGDDRPYTISTPAGRLVELPVHWSLDDWEQYAFLPAPDIGSIIQSPARAVEVWRAELDGMRHFGGLFNLCAHPFLSGRPGRLLALRGLIEYAQDCGDVTFATCAATAELVLKDEHTAERTLTKLSDAALESFPG; via the coding sequence GTGACAGCCGAACCGATGGAACACAACGACAACAGGACACGGCCCGCTCCCGCCTGGACCCCGGGACCATCCGACTGGCGCCAGGGTGCGTCGGCCGTCTTTACCATGACCTTCGACGTTGACGCCGAAACACCGATCCTGGGCAGTGGAAAGTCCTACGCGGACAACCTCATGGTCATGTCGCACCAGTCCTACGGACCCGACGTCGGGGTTCCGCGGATCCTGAACATGCTCGATGAGCTGGACATTCAGGCAACCTTCTTCATTCCCGGGTGGGTGGCCGAACACAGGGCGGGCCTTGCCCCGACAATCATCGAGCGCGGACATGAGGTCGCTCATCATTCTTACAGCCACCAGGCGCCGACCTCCATGACGATGACCGAGGAGCGCGACGATTTCGAACGGGCCCTGGCCGTCTTCGATGCGCAGGGCATCGCCGTCACCGGATACCGGGCCGCGAACTGGTGCGCCAGCTGGCGCACCCCGGCCCTCGTCGCCGAATACGGGCTGACCTACGACTCGTCGCTGATGGGCGATGACCGGCCCTACACCATCTCCACCCCCGCCGGCCGGCTGGTCGAGCTGCCCGTGCACTGGTCCCTGGACGACTGGGAGCAATACGCGTTCCTGCCGGCGCCCGACATCGGCTCGATCATCCAGTCGCCCGCGAGGGCCGTGGAAGTATGGAGGGCCGAACTCGATGGCATGCGGCACTTCGGCGGGCTCTTCAACCTCTGCGCGCACCCGTTTCTTTCCGGCCGGCCGGGCCGGCTGCTTGCACTGCGCGGGCTGATTGAGTACGCCCAGGACTGCGGAGATGTCACCTTCGCCACCTGCGCTGCGACGGCGGAGCTCGTGCTGAAGGACGAGCACACCGCCGAGCGCACCCTCACCAAGCTCTCCGACGCGGCGTTGGAGAGCTTCCCGGGCTGA